One segment of Clavelina lepadiformis chromosome 2, kaClaLepa1.1, whole genome shotgun sequence DNA contains the following:
- the LOC143445863 gene encoding adenosine 5'-monophosphoramidase HINT3-like, whose amino-acid sequence MGNQKSKCPFCEVVETIYNEPNEDSTDNDRVLSYNDKYAIFPDKHPAAKHHYLVVPRKHINNPKTLEGEEHAKMVEEMYGFGKQYLESLDTAELATDARYGFHFPPFISIEHLHLHVICPASSMNFTHTNLFRENTWYFLSPPHLAEVIRQKGSRV is encoded by the coding sequence ATGGGTAATCAAAAATCAAAGTGCCCTTTTTGTGAGGTTGTAGAGACCATCTACAATGAACCCAATGAAGACAGCACTGATAATGACAGAGTTTTATCTTACAATGACAAGTATGCGATATTTCCTGATAAACATCCAGCAGCTAAGCACCATTACCTTGTGGTGCCAAGAAAGCATATCAACAATCCTAAAACATTGGAAGGTGAAGAGCATGCCAAAATGGTAGAGGAAATGTATGGTTTTGGCAAGCAATATCTTGAGTCTTTGGACACTGCAGAATTGGCTACAGATGCACGTTATGGTTTTCATTTTCCACCATTTATTAGTATTGAGCATTTGCACCTTCATGTAATATGTCCTGCATCTAGTATGAACTTTACACACACAAATTTGTTTCGAGAAAACACTTGGTATTTTCTCAGTCCTCCGCATCTAGCTGAAGTGATAAGGCAAAAAGGAAGCCGAGTTTGA
- the LOC143445861 gene encoding phosphorylated adapter RNA export protein-like: MMATAASYRLNSPSKIDESSSEEGELQSDDEEDLQRQGKRLKVSPSVTTTSLSSIPEASGLAAETRPIRRKPNNIWGAVLADQSSIDISNSFGVVGMKNYMQRGPESFSLELAMKEKKHHLDESSSDEEVGPSKPMRVETMDEEMENYMIQRHFYNQKMNYGAPSSGLKRKRTKKNTKAKNNVPQYKPGQRVTLNRKVDIGQDDSEDKVAEELTYRLWEKKKDLVRALVHTVGVEKSLLLYNKTEAVELCGGMMTLQGTRRRTPGGTFLHLLRNDSDINQDDVNKVFEADYLREREVRLMSKKAKKQAKEAPIDVGETPQNSPRMESLDMTSCDPSLELPVKPEEEEMDDMQLEQNGSNT, encoded by the exons ATGATGGCAACAGCTGCTTCATATCGTTTAAATTCTCCTAGCAAAATTGATGAGTCATCTTCTGAAGAAGGCGAGTTGCAAAGCGATGATGAAGAGGATTTACAGCGTCAGGGAAAGCGTTTGAAGGTATCACCAAGTGTCACTACCACAAGTCTGTCTTCTATACCTGAGGCATCTGGTTTGGCTGCAGAAACACGACCCATAAGAAGAAAACCAAATAATATATGGGGAGCAGTGTTAGCAGATCAATCATCCATTGACATTTCAAATAGTTTTGGTGTCGTTGgaatgaaaaattacatgCAACG cgGTCCTGAATCTTTTTCGTTGGAGCTTGcaatgaaagaaaagaaacatCATTTAGATGAAAGCAGCTCTGATGAAGAAGTAGGACCTTCGAAG ccaaTGAGAGTTGAAACCATGGATGAAGAAATGGAAAACTACATGATTCAGCGTCACTTTTACAACCAGAAAATGAATTATGGAG CCCCTTCGAGTGGATTAAAGCGAAAGCGTActaagaaaaatacaaaagcaaAGAATAATGTCCCACAGTATAAACCTGGTCAGAGGGTAACTCTTAACAGAAAAGTTGATATTGGACAAGATGATTCTGAAGACAAAGTTGCCGAGGAGTTGACATACAg ATTatgggaaaagaaaaaagactTGGTCCGAGCTCTGGTCCATACTGTTGGTGTTGAGAAGTCCTTGCTTCTGTACAACAAGACTGAAGCGGTAGAACTCTGCGGCGGTATGATGACACTGCAG GGCACAAGAAGAAGAACGCCTGGTGGGACGTTTTTACACCTTTTACGCAATGATTCTGACATAAACCAAGATGATGTTAAC AAAGTATTTGAGGCCGATTACCTTCGCGAACGTGAGGTTAGATTAATGTCGAAGAAAGccaaaaaacaagcaaagGAAGCCCCCATTGACGTTGGAGAAACCCCGCAAAATAGTCCTCGCATGGAAAGTTTGGACATGACTAGCTGCGACCCCTCACTCGAGTTGCCTGTCAAACCCGAAGAAGAGGAAATGGACGACATGCAACTGGAGCAAAATGGCTCTAATACATGA
- the LOC143446493 gene encoding uncharacterized protein LOC143446493 isoform X1 — MEQSNVTTMDNETHLRTPPFAPYHKTYWIVSEITLALLTAFALYLFACLAWYATITKCKPGREISCKKGKTLYRLCLVSVVMAIFRFVADQGVAIAGWHTDTGCVISVSVSTVFYSLSLYPVYIFLWMRQSIFYANPVLSHVLNPAVTVLSYVTLIVMLFGGAVLTVIYIIPDVTGWKYNASAEGCRDTAHKSGFDLVPTMVVCFTVCFQLGLLALFMYPLLTKKTQRYRTSSTAKRNTDSSQSEKHEESMSESPDAIDNNLPSETCSNGLTKGGNHSSACWESNYRLSLDSKDVLDTESKNHTCVDIRNDVNGKPPRFGSFQNSFIKKANVLYRKAPEREEGRKKKSKNRMSSSSFSDLMKRQRSASSVSSDNESGTKRKLKKNKTMQGQRVIRFIRKAFVLALICVISDVIFTIIQLMIKVPELVYLAIFDVNLMVNILCIIMSFRDWPRMIIPLCAGCRQSKQKTKNHSSVNGLRNTHVTHLKVNYNANGHKERIPQSTSQDSSHNNSSD; from the exons ATGGAGCAATCAAACGTGACAACGATGGATAACGAAACACATCTCCGCACGCCACCTTTCGCGCCATACCACAAAACGTACTGGATCGTATCGGAGATTACTTTGGCTCTTCTAACAGCATTTGCGCTCTACCTATTTGCTTGTTTAGCTTGGTATGCGACAATCACTAAGTGCAAACCTGGAAGAGAGATCAGCTGCAAAAAgggaaagacactttatcgactCTGTCTCGTCAGTGTTGTCATGGCTATCTTTCGATTTGTGGCCGATCAAGGAGTAGCAATTGCGGGATGGCACACAGATACTGGATGCGTTATCTCCGTCTCCGTCAGCACAGTATTTTACTCTCTGAGCCTCTATCCGGTTTACATCTTCCTCTGGATGCGCCAAAGTATCTTTTATGCCAATCCAGTACTTTCCCATGTACTGAACCCGGCGGTGACTGTTCTCAGTTACGTGACTTTGATCGTGATGCTATTTGGAGGAGCTGTGCTCACAGTGATCTATATTATTCCGGACGTTACCGGCTGGAAGTACAACGCCTCGGCCGAAGGATGCAGAGACACTGCTCATAAATCTGGATTTGACCTCGTTCCGACCATGGTCGTTTGTTTTACGGTTTGCTTTCAGCTGGGACTTCTTGCACTTTTTATGTATCCGCTTCTGACTAAAAAGACACAGAGATACCGAACTTCCAGCACCGCCAAACGAAACACAGATTCCTCTCAGAGTGAAAAGCATGAGGAGTCTATGTCCGAAAGTCCTGACGCCATTGATAATAATCTTCCGTCAGAAACTTGTTCCAACGGACTGACAAAGGGCGGCAATCATAGCAGTGCTTGCTGGGAAAGCAACTACAGGCTAAGTCTTGACTCTAAAGATGTTCTGGATACTGAGTCAAAAAATCATACTTGTGTTGACATTAGAAATGATGTCAACGGAAAACCTCCGAGATTTGGCTCCtttcaaaacagttttataaaaaaagcAAACGTGCTGTACAGGAAGGCTCCAGAAAGAGAAGAgggaagaaaaaagaagagcaagaACAGAATGTCCTCCTCATCTTTTAGCGATCTCATGAAAAGACAAAGAAGTGCCAGCTCAGTGTCGAGCGATAACGAATCGGGAActaaaagaaaacttaaaaa aaacaaaacaatgcaagGACAACGAGTTATTCGATTCATACGGAAGGCCTTTGTGTTAGCTTTGATATGCGTCAttagtgacgtcattttcACTATCATCCAGTTGATGATTAAAGTGCCCGAACTGGTTTATCTTGCGATCTTTGATGTCAACTTAATGGTAAACATTCTCTGCATCATCATGTCTTTCAGGGATTGGCCTCGCATGATAATCCCTCTATGCGCTGG ATGCcgacaaagcaaacaaaaaacaaaaaatcattcaTCTGTGAATGGCTTGCGTAATACTCACGTGACACACCTGAAAGTAAACTACAACGCAAACGGTCACAAAGAACGGATTCCACAAAGTACAAGTCAAGACAGCAGCCATAACAACAGTTCTGATTGA
- the LOC143446493 gene encoding uncharacterized protein LOC143446493 isoform X2 has product MEQSNVTTMDNETHLRTPPFAPYHKTYWIVSEITLALLTAFALYLFACLAWYATITKCKPGREISCKKGKTLYRLCLVSVVMAIFRFVADQGVAIAGWHTDTGCVISVSVSTVFYSLSLYPVYIFLWMRQSIFYANPVLSHVLNPAVTVLSYVTLIVMLFGGAVLTVIYIIPDVTGWKYNASAEGCRDTAHKSGFDLVPTMVVCFTVCFQLGLLALFMYPLLTKKTQRYRTSSTAKRNTDSSQSEKHEESMSESPDAIDNNLPSETCSNGLTKGGNHSSACWESNYRLSLDSKDVLDTESKNHTCVDIRNDVNGKPPRFGSFQNSFIKKANVLYRKAPEREEGRKKKSKNRMSSSSFSDLMKRQRSASSVSSDNESGTKRKLKKNKTMQGQRVIRFIRKAFVLALICVISDVIFTIIQLMIKVPELVYLAIFDVNLMVNILCIIMSFRDWPRMIIPLCAGTEKWQP; this is encoded by the exons ATGGAGCAATCAAACGTGACAACGATGGATAACGAAACACATCTCCGCACGCCACCTTTCGCGCCATACCACAAAACGTACTGGATCGTATCGGAGATTACTTTGGCTCTTCTAACAGCATTTGCGCTCTACCTATTTGCTTGTTTAGCTTGGTATGCGACAATCACTAAGTGCAAACCTGGAAGAGAGATCAGCTGCAAAAAgggaaagacactttatcgactCTGTCTCGTCAGTGTTGTCATGGCTATCTTTCGATTTGTGGCCGATCAAGGAGTAGCAATTGCGGGATGGCACACAGATACTGGATGCGTTATCTCCGTCTCCGTCAGCACAGTATTTTACTCTCTGAGCCTCTATCCGGTTTACATCTTCCTCTGGATGCGCCAAAGTATCTTTTATGCCAATCCAGTACTTTCCCATGTACTGAACCCGGCGGTGACTGTTCTCAGTTACGTGACTTTGATCGTGATGCTATTTGGAGGAGCTGTGCTCACAGTGATCTATATTATTCCGGACGTTACCGGCTGGAAGTACAACGCCTCGGCCGAAGGATGCAGAGACACTGCTCATAAATCTGGATTTGACCTCGTTCCGACCATGGTCGTTTGTTTTACGGTTTGCTTTCAGCTGGGACTTCTTGCACTTTTTATGTATCCGCTTCTGACTAAAAAGACACAGAGATACCGAACTTCCAGCACCGCCAAACGAAACACAGATTCCTCTCAGAGTGAAAAGCATGAGGAGTCTATGTCCGAAAGTCCTGACGCCATTGATAATAATCTTCCGTCAGAAACTTGTTCCAACGGACTGACAAAGGGCGGCAATCATAGCAGTGCTTGCTGGGAAAGCAACTACAGGCTAAGTCTTGACTCTAAAGATGTTCTGGATACTGAGTCAAAAAATCATACTTGTGTTGACATTAGAAATGATGTCAACGGAAAACCTCCGAGATTTGGCTCCtttcaaaacagttttataaaaaaagcAAACGTGCTGTACAGGAAGGCTCCAGAAAGAGAAGAgggaagaaaaaagaagagcaagaACAGAATGTCCTCCTCATCTTTTAGCGATCTCATGAAAAGACAAAGAAGTGCCAGCTCAGTGTCGAGCGATAACGAATCGGGAActaaaagaaaacttaaaaa aaacaaaacaatgcaagGACAACGAGTTATTCGATTCATACGGAAGGCCTTTGTGTTAGCTTTGATATGCGTCAttagtgacgtcattttcACTATCATCCAGTTGATGATTAAAGTGCCCGAACTGGTTTATCTTGCGATCTTTGATGTCAACTTAATGGTAAACATTCTCTGCATCATCATGTCTTTCAGGGATTGGCCTCGCATGATAATCCCTCTATGCGCTGG aactGAGAAATGGCAACCATAA
- the LOC143446495 gene encoding intraflagellar transport protein 20 homolog, whose translation MTAEDTLADSGLHFDDLNKLRVLEPENAQQTGELKEECQEFVGKIAEFQKMVGSFISITNDLAQEVEKEKMKAIGSRNMLRSIAKQRESEQKQLQALIAEKKNQLERLRVQQQALEKQEVEQNEFIDQFSTT comes from the exons ATGACTGCTGAAGATACATTAGCGGATTCTGGCTTGCACTTCGATGATCTCAATAAATTAAGAGTTTTAGAACCGGAAAATGCTCAGCAAACTGGAGAATTGAAAGAGGAATGCCAAGAGTTTGTTGgaa AAATTGCAGAATTCCAGAAAATGGTTGGCAGTTTTATTAGTATTACCAATGATTTAGCTCAAgaagttgaaaaagaaaagatgAAG GCAATCGGATCACGTAACATGTTGAGGTCAATCGCTAAACAACGTGAATCAGAGCAGAAACAGTTACAAGCTTTAATTGCTGAAAAGAAAAACCAGTTGGAAAG gCTACGTGTGCAACAGCAAGCCTTAGAAAAGCAAGAAGTTGAACAAAATGAGTTCATTGATCAATTTTCAACCACATGA
- the LOC143446366 gene encoding protein phosphatase 1F-like: protein MDLVPMEKFFHNYLEIHEVAVGSDGRLPFRLLSQRVSEDELEAECTGLALQHLKQSDCPDLLALLITRETTDSVLHGDLSTANKQNDDGVPYYDNAVLAHLMFSAIHETCKKWNEELPQTLLNHSVPLQSSDYGIRNTRRKMEDKHSIIPDLNILVGKKDVPIIQWYAVYDGHGGLDASTYAAKHLHLNFMKQENCHTDVDEALKKCIRKTDDDFCEKAKVENLRSGTTAVVAVITESTLHVAWVGDSQAVLVRNGHAMTIMNPHKPEREDEKQRIEELGGCIVWFGAWRVNGSLSVSRAIGDADHKPFISGEADTASVPLDGSEDFLILACDGFWDVFSETDVVKLVRDHLSETNDRATVTHTLCMKAKSEGSTDNITVLVIFLREDINLNEEGEQEELSKLKLTDEEQIEQQPVDNNVNANTNNNNNRTNSNLPNNKTNYDESANSLSMLHGFHVEPAEKIKIPHRLLVNFVKSVTEKKVEKPTILVTQSSPHTRLPHSVYNSRWTSSQVSPTFRRRDTRGSLLSLSTIESVTELSFNETKSNDDAKSANSLPLIHDVPPKARPERTSTTTSPYERNQVYRALGYRAPHIHSRGRAKIPYHASLVVTCQDDKLRSSSLNKRHSGSLPDALHGVSIKNGRVKNTEIAITNSLSPTIKHKQLKKVNHKVKIAHRGRQRSRSAF from the exons ATGGACTTGGTTCCGATGGAGAAGttttttcataattatttGGAAATTCACGAAGTAGCTGTGGGAAGTGATGGAAGATTGCCATTTCGATTGTTGTCGCAACGTGTAAGTGAAGATGAACTGGAAGCTGAGTGTACTGGCTTGGCTTTACAGCATCTGAAACAAAG TGATTGTCCCGACCTCCTGGCTCTTCTTATCACCAGAGAAACTACAGACTCTGTATTACATGGAGATTTATCAACAGCAAACAAACAGAATGATGATGGTGTACCAT ATTATGACAACGCTGTACTGGCACATTTAATGTTTTCTGCTATCCATGAAACATGTAAAAAATGGAATGAAGAGCTGCCGCAGACTTTGCTAAATCATTCTGTTCCCCTACAGAGCTCGGATTATGGCATTCGAAATACAAGAAGAAAAATGGAAGACAAACACTCAATTATTCCTGACCTAAATATTTTAGTAGgcaaaaag GATGTCCCTATTATCCAATGGTATGCAGTTTATGATGGGCATGGAGGGCTTGATGCATCAACATATGCTGCTAAACATTTGCatttaaactttatgaagCAAGAAAATTGTCATACTGACGTTGATGAAGCATTGAAGAAATGCATTAGAAAAACAGATGATGACTTCTGcgaaaaagcaaaagttgAG AATCTTAGAAGTGGAACTACCGCTGTAGTTGCTGTAATAACTGAAAGCACATTACATGTGGCATGGGTTGGAGACAGTCAGGCGGTGTTGGTGAGAAACGGCCATGCTATGACG ATAATGAATCCACATAAACCTGAACGTGAAGATGAAAAGCAACGGATTGAGGAATTGGGAGGATGTATTGTGTGGTTTGGAGCATGGAGAGTTAATGGAAGTCTCTCTGTATCAAGAGCCATTG GTGACGCCGATCATAAACCCTTTATCAGTGGAGAGGCTGATACTGCTTCTGTTCCATTGGACGGAAGCGAagactttttaattttagcatGTGATGGTTTTTGGGATGTGTTTAGTGAAACTGATGTTGTGAAATTG GTGCGTGATCATTTATCAGAAACGAACGATAGAGCAACAGTCACACATACCCTTTGCATGAAAGCAAAATCGGAAGGATCAACCGATAACATCACTGTGCTTGTGATATTCCTAAGGGAAGACATAAACCTCAATGAAGAAGGAGAACAAGAAGAACTGAGCAAATTGAAACTCACag ACGAAGAACAAATTGAACAACAACCGGTTGACAATAATGTGAACGCTAAtaccaacaacaacaataatcGTACCAACAGTAATCTgccaaacaacaaaactaattaTGATGAATCAGCAAACAGCTTAAGTATGCTTCATGGGTTCCACGTTGAACCAGCTGAGAAGATAAAAATCCCGCACAGACTCCTCGTCAATTTTGTCAAAAGTGTAACTgagaaaaaagttgaaaag CCGACGATCTTAGTAACCCAATCTTCCCCTCACACAAGGCTGCCACATTCAGTGTATAATTCCAGATGGACAAG TTCTCAAGTGTCGCCAACATTTCGTCGAAGGGACACAAGAGGCAGTTTATTGTCATTAAGTACCATCGAATCTGTCACAGAATTGTCCTTTAACGAGACAAAG AGCAACGATGATGCCAAGTCGGCAAACAGTCTGCCGTTAATTCACGACGTCCCACCAAAAGCAAGG CCTGAAAGAACAAGTACGACAACCTCACCTTACGAAAGGAATCAAGTATATCGTGCTTTGGGCTATCGAGCCCCTCATATACACAGTAGAGGACGCGCCAAGATACCTTACCACGCGAGCCTGGTTGTCACGTGCCAAGACGACAAGTTGCGATCATCTTCATTAAACAAACGGCATTCGGGCTCACTACCGGACGCTCTTCATGGGGTTTCCATTAAGAACGGACGAGTGAAAAACACAGAAATTGCCATAACCAATTCTTTATCGCCCACAATCAAACACAAACAGCTAAAGAAAGTCAATCATAAAGTTAAGATTGCTCACAGAGGTCGTCAGAGAAGTAGATCGGCGTTTTGA